The following proteins come from a genomic window of Candidatus Saccharibacteria bacterium oral taxon 488:
- a CDS encoding DNA-directed RNA polymerase subunit beta, translating into MRGVTPVAQQTTRGARVFFTGTDSAIAMPNLIAHQEDSWRWFVEDGLSEIFSEINPIDDYTGQKLALRFGSYHFDEPKTTDQFAKENNLTFEAPLHATVELTNKVTGEVKEQEIYLGDYPWMTERGTFIINGTERVVVSQLIRSAGVFFTADTVAGRNYYGAKMIPGRGAWLEFETATNGTIYVKIDRRRKLPVTTLLRALGHPKTSEIRELFADIDTGETSYIQETLEKDTARGANEALIEVYRRLRPGDLATVDNARQMIERMFFDFKRFDYSRVGRYKMNQRLGLDVANTAENRIFQMSDLVAIIREIIRLNNTQEPADDIDALSNRRVKLVGELIARQFRVGMLRMQRNAMDRMSVADMENVTPSQLINARPVVAAVREFFTSSQLSQLLDEVNPLSELSHKRRLSSMGPGGLSRERAGFDVRDAHPTHYGRICSVETPEGANVGLVLNLATYARVNEYGFIETPYLRVTDGRVTDEVVYLDAAQEASEVIADAGARLNDDKSFTDSRVSARKFLQPGQVDVEEVTFMDAAHKQILGSTAALVPFIEKTRVDRALTGSNMQRQAVPLLTPEPAVVGTGIEQAVAENSGHLIQAEADGEVVRADADEIHVKYADGVKVYTLRHFVKNNDDRCYNQKVRVARGDTVKQGDILVEGASIAEGEIALGRNLTVAFMPWGGYNMEDAIILSRRLVEDDRLTSINIKDYNVEVRETKLGPEIVTRDIPNVSEDSLRHLDENGIVQIGSEVKAGDVLVGKITPKGEQELSSEERLLRAIFGEKAKDVRDTSQRMNNAGGGKVVGVKIFSRENGHELKAGVLMQIQIFVAQMRKIGVGDKMAGRFGNKGVVARVLPVEDMPFMEDGTPVDVILNPLGVPSRMNLGQLFETHLGMAAKALGYRVATPSFDGVPSATISDELEKAGFARDGKSQLFDGRTGEAFEERTTVGVMHMIKLHHMVSDKIHARSTGPYTMVTQQPLGGKAQNGGQRFGEMEVWALEAYGAAATLQEMLTIKSDDVYGRAKAYESIIKDEPIVGPKLPESFNVLVKELQGLGLRVDLLDEGGVVDAEHVIASSGPADKTVPQAVSDDDDDDQVYLDESDDIGDIEAGMSVQDIDEVEEIKEEA; encoded by the coding sequence ATGCGAGGAGTAACGCCTGTGGCTCAACAGACCACTCGTGGCGCGCGCGTCTTTTTCACTGGAACAGACAGTGCGATCGCCATGCCAAATCTCATCGCTCACCAAGAGGACTCGTGGCGCTGGTTCGTCGAGGATGGTTTGAGCGAAATCTTTTCAGAAATTAACCCAATTGACGACTACACTGGTCAGAAGTTGGCGCTGCGGTTCGGCAGTTATCATTTTGATGAGCCAAAGACCACCGATCAGTTTGCCAAGGAAAACAATTTGACGTTTGAAGCGCCACTGCACGCAACCGTTGAATTGACTAACAAAGTCACGGGTGAAGTCAAGGAGCAGGAAATCTACCTCGGCGATTATCCATGGATGACTGAGCGCGGCACCTTTATCATCAACGGTACGGAGCGCGTGGTGGTTAGCCAGTTGATCCGCTCGGCCGGTGTGTTCTTTACCGCTGACACCGTGGCTGGTCGTAACTATTACGGTGCCAAGATGATCCCAGGTCGTGGTGCCTGGCTGGAGTTTGAAACGGCGACTAATGGCACGATTTACGTCAAGATTGACCGCCGCCGTAAATTGCCAGTGACGACATTGCTGCGGGCTTTGGGTCATCCAAAAACTTCGGAAATTCGCGAACTGTTTGCCGACATTGATACGGGCGAGACCAGCTACATTCAGGAAACGCTCGAGAAAGATACTGCGCGTGGCGCCAATGAAGCGCTGATCGAAGTCTATCGTCGCCTGCGGCCGGGCGACTTGGCGACAGTTGATAATGCGCGCCAGATGATTGAGCGAATGTTCTTTGATTTCAAGCGATTTGATTATAGTCGAGTTGGCCGGTACAAGATGAACCAGCGCCTGGGTCTCGACGTTGCTAACACCGCTGAGAATCGTATCTTCCAGATGAGCGACCTAGTGGCCATCATCCGCGAGATTATTCGCCTCAACAACACCCAGGAGCCAGCTGATGACATCGATGCGCTGAGTAATCGCCGCGTCAAGTTAGTCGGCGAGCTGATTGCCCGTCAGTTCCGCGTCGGTATGCTCAGGATGCAGCGCAACGCCATGGACCGGATGAGCGTGGCCGATATGGAGAACGTCACGCCGAGCCAATTGATCAATGCGCGGCCAGTGGTAGCAGCAGTGCGCGAGTTCTTTACCAGCTCGCAGCTGAGTCAGCTCCTTGATGAGGTTAATCCACTGTCCGAGCTCAGCCACAAGCGCCGATTGAGCTCGATGGGCCCTGGTGGTCTGAGTCGTGAGCGCGCTGGATTTGACGTGCGCGACGCTCACCCAACGCACTACGGCCGCATCTGTTCGGTGGAGACGCCAGAGGGTGCCAACGTTGGTCTGGTGCTGAACTTGGCTACCTACGCGCGGGTCAATGAGTATGGCTTTATCGAGACGCCGTACCTGCGCGTCACTGATGGTCGGGTGACAGACGAAGTGGTCTATCTGGATGCCGCTCAGGAAGCCAGCGAAGTTATCGCTGATGCCGGGGCGCGCTTGAATGATGACAAGTCGTTCACCGACAGCCGCGTCAGCGCCCGCAAATTCCTCCAGCCAGGTCAGGTTGACGTCGAAGAAGTTACCTTTATGGACGCTGCTCACAAGCAGATCCTCGGCTCGACGGCGGCGCTGGTGCCATTTATTGAGAAAACCCGTGTTGACCGCGCCTTGACCGGCTCGAACATGCAGCGCCAAGCAGTGCCGCTGCTCACGCCAGAGCCAGCGGTTGTTGGTACTGGCATTGAGCAGGCGGTGGCCGAGAATAGTGGCCACCTGATCCAGGCCGAGGCTGATGGCGAAGTGGTGCGGGCTGACGCTGACGAAATTCATGTCAAGTACGCTGATGGCGTCAAGGTCTATACGCTACGGCACTTTGTCAAGAATAATGACGATCGCTGCTACAACCAAAAGGTTCGCGTAGCCCGTGGCGATACGGTCAAGCAAGGCGACATCCTCGTCGAGGGTGCGTCGATTGCCGAGGGCGAGATCGCGCTGGGACGGAACCTGACGGTGGCCTTTATGCCGTGGGGCGGCTACAACATGGAGGACGCGATTATCCTCAGCCGCCGCTTGGTGGAGGACGATCGCTTGACCAGTATTAACATCAAGGATTATAACGTGGAGGTTCGCGAGACCAAGCTCGGCCCAGAGATCGTCACCCGCGACATTCCGAATGTGTCGGAGGATAGTCTGCGCCACCTTGATGAAAACGGTATCGTGCAAATCGGTTCTGAGGTCAAGGCCGGTGACGTGCTGGTCGGTAAGATTACACCAAAGGGCGAGCAGGAACTCAGCTCTGAGGAGCGTCTGCTGCGCGCCATCTTTGGTGAAAAAGCCAAGGACGTGCGCGATACCTCGCAGCGCATGAACAATGCTGGTGGCGGCAAGGTCGTCGGTGTCAAGATCTTTAGCCGCGAGAATGGCCACGAGCTCAAGGCCGGCGTGTTGATGCAAATCCAAATCTTTGTGGCACAGATGCGCAAAATTGGCGTCGGTGACAAGATGGCCGGCCGCTTCGGTAACAAGGGTGTGGTCGCACGGGTACTGCCGGTCGAGGATATGCCATTCATGGAGGATGGTACACCAGTTGACGTGATCTTAAACCCGCTGGGTGTGCCGAGCCGCATGAACCTCGGTCAGCTGTTTGAAACGCACCTCGGTATGGCAGCAAAGGCCTTGGGCTACCGCGTGGCAACCCCATCGTTTGATGGTGTGCCGTCAGCGACGATTTCTGATGAATTAGAAAAAGCAGGATTTGCCCGCGATGGTAAATCACAACTCTTTGATGGTCGCACCGGTGAGGCGTTCGAGGAACGTACCACAGTTGGTGTCATGCACATGATCAAATTGCACCACATGGTGTCTGACAAGATTCACGCTCGTTCAACTGGCCCGTACACCATGGTCACCCAGCAGCCACTCGGTGGTAAAGCGCAAAACGGTGGTCAGCGCTTCGGCGAGATGGAGGTCTGGGCATTGGAGGCCTACGGTGCCGCTGCAACCTTGCAGGAAATGCTAACCATCAAGTCTGACGACGTCTATGGCCGTGCCAAGGCCTACGAGTCTATCATCAAGGACGAACCAATCGTCGGGCCGAAACTGCCAGAATCCTTCAACGTGCTCGTCAAGGAACTGCAGGGCTTGGGCCTTCGGGTTGACCTGCTTGATGAGGGTGGCGTGGTTGACGCTGAGCATGTCATTGCTTCAAGCGGCCCAGCTGATAAGACTGTGCCACAAGCCGTAAGCGACGACGATGACGACGACCAAGTTTACTTAGACGAATCAGACGACATCGGCGACATCGAGGCCGGCATGAGCGTACAAGAT
- the tmk gene encoding dTMP kinase, translating into MNRPGRYIVIEGNDGTGKSTQVAMLADYFQARGRVVCVVEEPGSDDPEKSTPVANELRRIVKNGDLVRSSEINLALFSAARRELWREKIQPALQRGEIVLSARNYISTLAYQGYGDGLDTEEIMRMTKLFTDVRYLQPDAMVVLTLSDTQRQQRIAERGRITHPDTFESREQSFQDRVNHAYEAIAAERNIPLLSATGTPKEVHEWILDSIRATGTGIIR; encoded by the coding sequence ATGAACCGTCCCGGTCGATACATCGTCATCGAAGGCAACGACGGCACGGGCAAGTCAACCCAAGTAGCCATGCTGGCGGATTATTTTCAGGCGCGCGGCCGCGTCGTGTGTGTGGTCGAAGAGCCAGGCAGCGACGATCCAGAAAAGTCGACGCCGGTAGCCAATGAACTGAGGCGCATCGTTAAGAATGGCGACCTAGTACGTTCCAGTGAAATTAACCTAGCGTTGTTCTCAGCGGCGCGGCGGGAGTTGTGGCGCGAAAAGATTCAGCCAGCTCTGCAGCGCGGCGAGATCGTCCTCAGCGCGCGTAATTACATCTCGACACTGGCTTATCAGGGCTATGGCGATGGGCTGGATACGGAGGAGATCATGCGGATGACAAAGTTATTTACCGATGTGCGATATCTGCAGCCGGACGCGATGGTGGTCTTGACGCTCAGCGACACCCAGCGCCAGCAGCGCATCGCGGAGCGCGGGCGCATCACTCATCCTGATACATTTGAGTCGCGTGAGCAGTCGTTTCAGGACAGAGTTAACCACGCCTATGAGGCCATCGCCGCCGAGCGAAATATCCCGCTATTGTCAGCCACCGGCACGCCGAAGGAAGTGCACGAGTGGATTCTTGATAGCATTCGTGCCACAGGTACCGGCATAATTCGTTGA
- the dcd gene encoding dCTP deaminase, which produces MSVYSNREILAAIEEGTIVCTPFTPDNVSEASLDFTLGHYFYKQEFDDQSSVYNPFDEAEVARYFKGPLMAIPHAEWCEHNGFTRFRNIPDEHPIIVLRPGERILAHTHEFVGIRAHGGAAEVKSRSSWGRNGVAVCFDAGWIDPGYINRITLEIYNLNKHESVVLPVGERIGQLIFHHTGPVDGGYADGRGGMSGKYQHTDDLAELIHSWRPETMLPRAFKDRRHAPAIINGLGEGIK; this is translated from the coding sequence ATGAGCGTGTATTCAAACCGGGAAATTTTGGCGGCGATCGAGGAGGGGACGATTGTCTGTACGCCGTTTACTCCGGACAATGTGTCCGAAGCCAGCCTGGATTTTACGCTGGGGCATTATTTTTATAAGCAGGAATTTGATGATCAGTCAAGCGTTTATAATCCATTTGACGAAGCGGAGGTGGCGCGGTATTTCAAGGGGCCGCTGATGGCGATACCACATGCCGAGTGGTGCGAACATAACGGCTTTACGCGGTTTCGTAATATTCCGGATGAGCATCCGATCATTGTACTGCGTCCTGGCGAGCGGATTTTGGCGCATACCCATGAGTTCGTGGGCATTCGGGCGCATGGCGGCGCGGCTGAGGTGAAGAGCCGCAGCTCGTGGGGCCGTAATGGTGTGGCGGTGTGTTTTGACGCGGGTTGGATCGACCCGGGTTATATCAATCGGATTACGCTCGAGATTTACAATTTGAACAAGCATGAAAGCGTGGTACTGCCAGTTGGCGAGCGCATCGGGCAATTAATTTTCCACCATACCGGGCCGGTTGATGGTGGCTATGCTGACGGGCGTGGCGGCATGAGCGGCAAGTATCAGCACACCGACGACCTCGCTGAGCTTATCCATAGTTGGCGGCCAGAAACGATGCTGCCGCGGGCGTTCAAGGATCGGCGTCATGCTCCGGCGATTATTAATGGCCTAGGCGAGGGTATCAAATGA